The Nitrospirota bacterium genome window below encodes:
- a CDS encoding RHS repeat-associated core domain-containing protein has translation ITQGETITTFVYDGDGGRVKKIVGSTTTRYISKLYECDNTNCTRFIWAGSIRIATIASNGTINYWHGDHLGSSSVITDATGNKVQTVTYYPYGGTNRNQSPGNPAIDVPYKYTGKELDSTGLYYYEARYYDPTLGRFISADTIVPNPRDPQSLNRYSYVENNPLRYTDPTGHFSIGKIFRSVTQSITKSVFARVAGWAICPMCMQYVDQATQRYAITGTAIMGSIAVPPVVSGWAGGGVFGGILGGAVGGAVGSASGGEISLEGIGKGALSGSLAGGIQGYYGNTWSAQRVLASTLAGGASSALRGKSFIEGAAISLATSGTAMAAAGMRVEMIASSMKNVDNASGVSVGYLGDGFKLGGGRWVEGLLSADQPLSPLGGMQGQEGSLLWFSYSPGSIADRAVEAYAGPHDWFNSGYWYNESGNAINPQGIHAVFGEVLNAANVLVVTPIVAGSVISNYAPYIPLR, from the coding sequence ATCACTCAAGGCGAGACCATCACGACGTTCGTCTATGACGGGGATGGGGGCCGAGTGAAGAAGATCGTCGGCAGCACCACGACGCGCTATATCAGCAAGCTCTACGAGTGCGACAACACGAACTGCACGCGCTTTATCTGGGCGGGGAGCATCCGCATTGCGACCATCGCCAGCAACGGCACCATCAACTACTGGCATGGGGATCATCTCGGCTCCAGCAGTGTGATTACCGACGCAACGGGCAACAAGGTCCAGACGGTCACGTACTATCCCTACGGCGGGACCAACAGGAACCAGAGTCCGGGCAATCCCGCGATCGATGTGCCCTACAAGTACACGGGCAAAGAACTCGACAGCACCGGCCTCTATTACTACGAAGCTCGGTACTACGATCCCACGCTGGGCCGGTTCATCAGCGCAGATACGATCGTGCCGAACCCGCGAGATCCGCAGAGTCTGAATCGGTACTCTTACGTCGAAAATAATCCGCTCAGATATACGGACCCAACGGGACATTTTAGTATTGGGAAAATCTTCAGAAGTGTGACCCAGAGCATCACTAAGAGCGTATTTGCCAGAGTCGCAGGCTGGGCGATCTGTCCCATGTGCATGCAGTATGTGGATCAGGCCACGCAAAGGTATGCAATTACTGGAACTGCGATTATGGGCTCGATTGCAGTTCCTCCTGTAGTGTCAGGCTGGGCAGGAGGGGGCGTTTTTGGAGGAATACTCGGTGGTGCAGTGGGAGGTGCCGTGGGGTCGGCTTCAGGCGGAGAGATCTCACTGGAAGGTATTGGGAAGGGCGCGCTTTCTGGATCGCTGGCTGGAGGAATTCAGGGATATTATGGTAACACGTGGAGTGCACAAAGAGTTCTAGCATCAACATTGGCAGGAGGAGCCTCTTCAGCCCTAAGAGGCAAGTCGTTTATCGAGGGAGCGGCTATAAGCCTGGCAACGTCAGGTACAGCTATGGCTGCGGCGGGAATGCGTGTTGAGATGATCGCATCGTCTATGAAGAATGTAGATAACGCGAGCGGCGTCAGTGTGGGCTACCTTGGAGATGGATTTAAGCTGGGAGGAGGGCGTTGGGTTGAAGGCCTGCTGTCAGCTGACCAGCCTCTAAGTCCATTAGGTGGTATGCAAGGACAAGAAGGCTCACTCTTATGGTTTTCATACTCACCCGGCTCAATAGCAGACCGTGCGGTCGAAGCCTATGCAGGACCTCACGATTGGTTCAATTCTGGTTACTGGTACAACGAATCAGGAAATGCAATCAATCCCCAAGGGATTCATGCGGTTTTTGGGGAGGTACTCAACGCAGCGAATGTATTGGTTGTGACTCCAATCGTCGCCGGTTCAGTCATATCAAACTATGCGCCATATATTCCGCTACGCTAA